From the Desulfovibrio sp. JC010 genome, one window contains:
- a CDS encoding cytochrome c3 family protein, with the protein MKKTLLISMVTAALVCAFALPSLYAVDAPGDMVLKAPAGTKMKKAPVDFSHKGHAAIDCTKCHHTWDGKAAVKKCSAEGCHVDTSKKGKKKPTSFYSAFHSKSEISCVGCHKALKKAKKATGPTKCGDCHPKKKK; encoded by the coding sequence ATGAAAAAGACCCTGCTTATCAGCATGGTAACAGCTGCTCTGGTTTGCGCTTTCGCTCTGCCCAGCCTGTACGCTGTTGATGCACCCGGTGACATGGTTCTGAAGGCTCCCGCTGGAACCAAAATGAAAAAGGCTCCGGTGGACTTTTCTCACAAAGGTCACGCAGCTATCGACTGTACCAAGTGTCACCACACCTGGGATGGTAAAGCTGCTGTGAAAAAATGTTCTGCTGAAGGTTGTCACGTAGACACCAGCAAGAAAGGTAAAAAGAAGCCCACTTCTTTCTACTCCGCTTTCCATTCCAAGTCTGAAATCAGCTGCGTAGGCTGTCATAAGGCTCTGAAGAAAGCTAAAAAGGCAACCGGCCCCACCAAGTGCGGCGACTGCCACCCCAAGAAAAAGAAATAA
- the cobJ gene encoding precorrin-3B C(17)-methyltransferase: MSKGCIKVIGLGPGDECLLAPQARQAIEDADAVVGYTGYVKLVPQKLLEGREVLSTGMMAEVERCRKAVEAAVEGRNVVMVCSGDPGIYAMAGLVMELLEASDLFDKVIFEVVPGIPAFGAAAALLGAPLMHDFASISLSDLLTPWEKIEKRLKAAASADFVIAIYNPRSKKRAGHLGEAVEILKKYREGNTPLGIVNRAYRDGQQVRVVTLDSLDVNDVDMQTVLIVGNSSTREVAGKMLTPRGYANKYDI, encoded by the coding sequence ATGAGTAAAGGTTGTATAAAAGTGATCGGGCTTGGTCCCGGAGATGAATGTCTTCTGGCTCCGCAGGCCCGGCAGGCCATTGAGGACGCGGATGCTGTGGTCGGCTATACCGGATACGTGAAGCTGGTTCCGCAAAAGTTGCTGGAAGGGCGGGAAGTTCTCTCCACAGGTATGATGGCCGAGGTGGAACGTTGCCGCAAGGCAGTGGAGGCCGCTGTAGAAGGGCGTAATGTGGTCATGGTCTGCAGCGGGGATCCGGGTATCTACGCCATGGCCGGGCTGGTTATGGAATTGCTTGAAGCTAGCGACTTGTTCGATAAAGTTATTTTTGAAGTCGTGCCGGGAATTCCTGCGTTCGGTGCGGCTGCGGCCCTGCTCGGTGCTCCGCTTATGCACGATTTTGCTTCCATCAGCCTCAGTGATCTGCTTACCCCGTGGGAAAAAATTGAAAAAAGGCTGAAAGCTGCGGCTTCTGCCGATTTTGTCATCGCCATTTACAATCCGCGTTCTAAAAAAAGGGCCGGACATCTTGGTGAAGCTGTTGAAATTTTAAAAAAATATCGTGAAGGAAACACCCCGCTGGGTATCGTGAACCGGGCATATCGTGACGGACAGCAGGTGCGGGTGGTTACTCTGGACAGTCTGGATGTGAATGATGTTGATATGCAAACGGTTCTGATTGTTGGAAATTCTTCTACCCGGGAGGTTGCGGGGAAAATGCTCACCCCGCGTGGCTACGCCAACAAGTATGACATTTGA
- a CDS encoding cobalamin biosynthesis protein, with protein sequence MPANIAIFALTKRGAQLAHKLAALLLSDCYVLDRYASESDIPFTSLKDTVADKFHKYESHVFVAASGIVVRMIAPLLKSKDVDPAVVVVDQEGEFAISLVSGHLGGANELARLVGDKIGAVPVITTATDCAGVPSMDLLARDQGLSIGDIGLIKHINAALLDGEQVPVYDPDGFLDISAFSAYFYVVDDVDVLSESCCGVVVDWRKHKLPERCLALYPRCLTLGVGCRRGVPADEILELVRSVVADNGIALESIFCMGSIDAKSDEAGMIEAAEILGLDLKFFSAAELDEIEVANPSGMVMKHMGVGGVCEAAAMKLADSTEILIPKTKSARVTAAIARKI encoded by the coding sequence ATGCCTGCTAACATCGCAATATTTGCTCTCACTAAAAGGGGGGCGCAACTAGCTCATAAACTCGCTGCGTTACTCCTTTCTGATTGCTACGTTTTAGATCGCTACGCCTCCGAATCCGACATTCCGTTCACTTCCCTCAAAGACACAGTTGCCGATAAGTTCCACAAGTATGAAAGCCATGTTTTCGTGGCTGCCTCGGGCATTGTGGTGCGCATGATCGCGCCGCTGTTGAAAAGCAAAGATGTGGATCCGGCTGTGGTTGTTGTGGATCAGGAAGGGGAGTTCGCTATTAGTTTAGTCTCCGGACATCTGGGCGGGGCCAATGAACTGGCCCGGCTGGTGGGCGATAAGATCGGTGCCGTTCCGGTGATAACTACGGCTACGGACTGCGCAGGGGTGCCTTCCATGGATCTGCTGGCCCGTGATCAGGGGCTGAGTATTGGCGATATCGGTTTAATTAAACATATCAATGCTGCGCTTCTGGATGGGGAGCAGGTTCCGGTCTATGATCCTGACGGTTTTTTGGACATATCCGCTTTCAGTGCTTATTTTTATGTGGTGGACGATGTTGATGTGTTGTCGGAGTCTTGTTGCGGTGTTGTTGTGGACTGGCGTAAGCACAAATTGCCTGAGCGGTGCTTAGCTCTTTATCCGCGCTGCCTTACGCTTGGTGTGGGCTGTCGGCGCGGGGTTCCTGCGGATGAAATTCTGGAGCTGGTTCGCAGTGTTGTTGCTGATAATGGCATTGCTCTTGAGTCAATTTTTTGCATGGGCTCCATTGATGCCAAAAGCGATGAAGCCGGGATGATCGAAGCGGCTGAAATTTTAGGGCTGGATTTGAAATTTTTCAGTGCGGCGGAACTTGATGAAATTGAAGTTGCCAATCCTTCGGGTATGGTAATGAAACATATGGGGGTCGGCGGTGTCTGCGAAGCTGCGGCAATGAAACTGGCGGACTCCACTGAAATTCTGATACCCAAGACAAAAAGTGCGCGGGTGACTGCGGCAATAGCAAGGAAAATATGA
- the hemL gene encoding glutamate-1-semialdehyde 2,1-aminomutase, which yields MTSSSELFGKAQELLPGGVNSPVRACKSVGCDPLFIEKAEGSRMWSVDGQELIDYVMSWGPMMLGHGYEAIKEAAHKAVDMGASYGAPCPGEIELAEEIIKMVPSIEMVRMVNSGTEATMSALRLARGVTGRDKVLKFEGCYHGHSDCFLASAGSGLATFSIPGTPGVPEGTVKDTLLAPYNDLDAVKAVFEKEGKNIAAIIVEPVAGNMGLVLPKEGFLEGLRALCDEHGALLIFDEVITGFRVTSGGVGPRFNVTPDLTTLGKIIGGGFPVGCYGGKKEYMSRISPCGDVYQAGTLSGNPVAMAAGVATLRSLQQQDYDALEARTLKLAQDMKAALEANGFKIVLNHIASIFTLFFTDQDVTDFESAKTGDAELYSKFYRHMREQGVNLAPSSFECTFTSFAHSEADYEATLEAVKSFKG from the coding sequence ATGACATCATCATCTGAACTTTTTGGTAAGGCACAGGAACTGCTGCCCGGCGGTGTTAACAGCCCTGTTCGCGCCTGCAAATCTGTCGGCTGCGATCCTCTTTTCATTGAAAAGGCTGAAGGCAGCCGCATGTGGTCCGTGGACGGTCAGGAACTCATCGACTACGTCATGAGCTGGGGGCCGATGATGCTCGGCCACGGTTACGAGGCAATTAAAGAAGCCGCCCACAAGGCAGTAGATATGGGCGCAAGCTACGGCGCACCTTGTCCCGGTGAAATCGAGCTGGCCGAAGAGATCATCAAAATGGTTCCTTCCATCGAGATGGTGCGCATGGTCAACTCCGGTACCGAAGCAACCATGTCCGCACTGCGTCTCGCACGCGGCGTGACCGGCCGTGACAAGGTTCTTAAATTTGAAGGCTGCTACCACGGTCACAGTGACTGCTTCCTCGCCAGCGCAGGTTCCGGTCTGGCAACTTTTTCTATCCCCGGCACCCCCGGTGTTCCCGAAGGAACCGTAAAAGATACCTTGCTTGCTCCTTACAACGACCTTGATGCTGTTAAAGCCGTCTTTGAAAAAGAAGGTAAAAATATCGCCGCAATCATCGTTGAGCCTGTGGCAGGCAACATGGGCCTCGTGCTGCCGAAGGAAGGATTCCTCGAGGGGCTGCGCGCACTTTGCGACGAGCACGGCGCATTGCTGATTTTTGACGAAGTCATCACCGGATTCCGCGTAACTTCCGGCGGCGTAGGTCCCCGTTTTAACGTTACCCCGGACCTGACCACCCTCGGTAAAATCATCGGCGGCGGTTTCCCGGTGGGCTGCTACGGCGGCAAGAAGGAATACATGAGCCGTATTTCTCCCTGCGGTGATGTTTATCAGGCCGGAACACTTTCCGGTAACCCCGTTGCCATGGCTGCCGGTGTTGCGACCCTGCGTTCTTTGCAGCAGCAGGATTACGATGCACTTGAAGCACGTACCCTCAAGCTCGCTCAGGATATGAAAGCAGCTCTGGAAGCCAATGGTTTCAAAATTGTCCTGAACCATATCGCTTCCATCTTCACTCTGTTCTTCACTGATCAGGATGTAACTGATTTTGAATCCGCCAAGACCGGCGATGCTGAACTTTACTCCAAGTTCTACCGTCACATGCGTGAGCAGGGCGTGAATCTCGCACCATCCAGCTTCGAGTGTACTTTTACCTCCTTCGCACACAGCGAAGCAGACTACGAAGCCACTCTGGAAGCTGTTAAAAGCTTTAAAGGCTAA